Proteins from one Candidatus Saccharimonadales bacterium genomic window:
- a CDS encoding cation:proton antiporter gives MSGDVFAQLSIVIVVAAGVAMVMRLLKQPLIMSYILTGIIAGPSFLNLIEARGAFDTFSQIGITLLLFIIGLELSLTVIKQLGKPVFLTAGAILVTVGTLGYLIGIAFHFTVIEAVITGLALFFSSTIIIAKVLSDKKELTRLNGRIAIGVILIDDIVATFALLFVATGKGGQALDIAAIGILVAKGLLLVALLVFVSMKVLPKLTKFMAQSQELLFLFALGWGFGVATIVNMVGFSVEIGALFAGVALAHLPYVHEIGARLKPLRDFFIILFFITLGESLQLHNIEHAIIPALVLSVVAIVIKPAVVMMSLGILGYTKRTSFKTGINLSQISEFSIILVLLATQAGLVGGVLSVVITLVAIITIATSTYLMQYDNWIYTKLEKHLSLFERQNTEEHKYHAKAFPLVLFGYKNGGQQFLKTFREMKQRFVVVDYDPEIIEELERKHIEYLYGDATDPELLAEINIEKAKLVVSIVSDHNVNMSVVRFVRKYNKDAVVICYSKDHNEAAELYDLGASYVMLPHFIGSEKLNMFIHLHGINKHSFDEHRKKHLKEIGRVVLSKQSDRS, from the coding sequence ATGTCGGGTGATGTTTTCGCGCAGCTATCGATTGTGATTGTTGTTGCCGCGGGTGTTGCGATGGTTATGCGGCTACTGAAGCAACCACTCATCATGAGTTACATCTTAACTGGTATTATTGCCGGGCCTAGCTTTTTGAATCTCATTGAAGCTAGGGGTGCGTTTGATACATTTAGTCAAATTGGTATTACTCTCCTCCTCTTTATTATTGGACTTGAGCTAAGCCTTACTGTCATTAAACAACTCGGTAAGCCGGTCTTTCTTACAGCTGGAGCCATTCTCGTCACTGTCGGGACGCTTGGATATCTTATTGGGATTGCATTTCATTTTACTGTCATCGAAGCGGTTATCACAGGTCTTGCACTCTTTTTTAGTAGTACGATTATTATCGCTAAAGTACTTAGTGATAAAAAAGAACTCACACGCCTTAATGGTCGCATCGCGATTGGCGTTATTCTTATAGACGACATCGTCGCGACGTTTGCACTACTATTTGTTGCAACGGGAAAGGGTGGCCAGGCGCTTGATATTGCCGCCATTGGCATACTTGTCGCAAAGGGACTACTTCTCGTTGCACTCCTTGTATTTGTCAGTATGAAAGTACTGCCAAAATTAACCAAGTTCATGGCTCAGTCGCAGGAGCTACTTTTCCTATTTGCACTTGGTTGGGGATTTGGTGTCGCGACGATCGTCAACATGGTTGGATTTTCCGTTGAGATCGGCGCACTATTTGCTGGCGTTGCCCTTGCGCATCTTCCGTATGTCCATGAGATCGGCGCAAGGCTAAAGCCACTCAGAGACTTCTTCATTATCCTCTTCTTTATAACCCTAGGAGAAAGCCTCCAGCTACATAATATCGAACATGCAATTATTCCAGCGCTTGTCTTGTCAGTTGTTGCGATAGTCATAAAACCAGCTGTCGTCATGATGTCACTTGGCATACTTGGCTACACAAAAAGGACAAGTTTTAAAACTGGCATTAACTTATCTCAGATTAGTGAGTTCTCAATTATTTTAGTTCTCCTAGCGACACAAGCCGGTCTGGTTGGCGGTGTCCTTAGTGTCGTGATTACACTTGTTGCGATCATCACTATCGCAACCTCGACGTACTTAATGCAGTACGACAACTGGATTTATACAAAGCTCGAAAAACACCTTAGTTTGTTTGAACGGCAAAATACCGAAGAACATAAATACCACGCCAAAGCATTTCCACTCGTATTATTTGGATACAAAAATGGCGGACAGCAGTTTCTTAAAACATTTCGTGAGATGAAACAGCGGTTTGTTGTTGTGGACTATGACCCAGAAATAATTGAAGAGTTAGAACGAAAGCACATTGAGTACCTATACGGAGATGCAACAGACCCTGAGCTACTTGCGGAGATCAATATTGAAAAAGCAAAACTAGTTGTTAGCATTGTAAGCGATCATAATGTTAATATGTCAGTTGTACGTTTCGTAAGGAAGTATAATAAAGACGCTGTCGTCATATGCTATTCTAAAGACCATAACGAAGCAGCTGAACTATATGACCTGGGGGCAAGCTATGTCATGTTGCCGCACTTCATTGGATCAGAAAAGCTCAACATGTTCATTCATCTTCATGGAATTAATAAACACAGTTTTGACGAACATCGTAAGAAGCATTTAAAAGAAATTGGCCGAGTAGTGCTCTCAAAGCAGTCGGATAGGAGTTAG
- a CDS encoding VIT1/CCC1 transporter family protein, with protein sequence MKHMISSPVTDSLKKRAILVQRGGARAAVLGVNDGLVSTLCLVVGVAGAGGDPKAVLTAGLAGLLAGATSMAAGEWISVKSQVDLLEGVLSDLKSATKTDRPALTDNLAHALAHKGMDQHVAHEAAADIAKHDKNFMSLYSSQVIGLNQDELGSPWNAAISSFLLFMVGAVVPLLPWMFGMSHDPAIILAITLTGLAGLFVGGFTSRSSGKNITFGALRQLGIVLFSAAATYGIGLLFGMILK encoded by the coding sequence ATGAAACACATGATATCTTCACCAGTGACAGATTCACTAAAAAAGCGAGCGATATTGGTTCAGCGCGGCGGTGCCCGAGCGGCCGTCTTAGGTGTGAATGACGGACTTGTTAGTACACTGTGTCTCGTTGTGGGTGTAGCGGGCGCTGGGGGTGATCCTAAGGCAGTTCTTACTGCTGGTCTTGCGGGACTTCTCGCTGGGGCAACGTCAATGGCAGCAGGTGAGTGGATATCCGTAAAATCTCAAGTAGATTTACTCGAGGGTGTCCTAAGTGATCTGAAATCTGCCACAAAAACTGATCGACCGGCTCTTACGGATAACTTAGCTCACGCCTTAGCACATAAAGGCATGGACCAACATGTTGCCCACGAGGCGGCGGCGGATATCGCAAAACATGATAAGAACTTCATGTCACTTTATTCATCACAGGTCATTGGACTTAACCAAGATGAGCTAGGTTCACCTTGGAACGCTGCTATTTCATCGTTCCTTCTCTTTATGGTTGGTGCGGTTGTACCACTGCTTCCATGGATGTTTGGTATGAGCCATGATCCTGCAATCATTCTTGCCATCACGCTTACAGGCCTCGCTGGACTGTTTGTTGGTGGCTTTACTTCTCGTTCGAGTGGAAAAAATATTACGTTTGGTGCGTTGAGGCAGCTGGGCATTGTCCTATTTAGCGCAGCTGCAACATATGGAATTGGGCTTTTGTTTGGCATGATACTTAAGTAA
- a CDS encoding DUF5668 domain-containing protein — protein MQQNKSRITWGAIIVIVGGLLLLNNFNIPFAQTLFRHFWPLALMAAGVLIFIQDRRTFVWAILVSGVGTLLLLRELAILNFEPWQVIGPVAIIVVGLSVLFQSTAGRSHTGKNNTDTISAVLAGSDHKNTSDNYLGTKVTAIMGGAKLDLRKVTIKKDATIDVFAFWGGVEIIVPRDILIKNHAAAILGGVENKTDQDAKEGAPVLHIVGSTIMAGVEIKN, from the coding sequence ATGCAACAAAACAAGTCTCGAATCACATGGGGAGCTATCATCGTCATTGTAGGAGGCCTCCTTCTTCTTAATAACTTCAATATTCCATTTGCTCAAACACTATTTCGTCATTTTTGGCCACTCGCACTCATGGCCGCTGGTGTACTTATTTTTATTCAGGATCGACGAACTTTCGTGTGGGCTATTCTTGTCAGCGGCGTTGGTACATTATTACTGCTTCGTGAACTTGCTATTCTCAATTTTGAACCTTGGCAAGTTATTGGCCCAGTCGCCATTATTGTGGTCGGTTTATCAGTCTTGTTTCAGAGTACTGCAGGACGCAGTCATACCGGTAAAAACAATACCGATACTATATCGGCCGTTCTTGCAGGGAGCGATCATAAGAATACTTCTGATAACTACCTAGGTACAAAAGTAACGGCTATTATGGGCGGCGCGAAACTTGATCTACGTAAGGTGACTATTAAAAAAGATGCAACGATTGATGTATTTGCATTTTGGGGTGGTGTTGAAATTATCGTTCCACGTGACATTCTCATTAAAAATCACGCAGCAGCAATTTTAGGTGGTGTTGAAAATAAAACAGACCAAGATGCTAAAGAAGGAGCTCCAGTCCTCCATATTGTTGGTAGTACAATTATGGCTGGTGTCGAGATTAAGAACTAA